From Glycine soja cultivar W05 chromosome 4, ASM419377v2, whole genome shotgun sequence, the proteins below share one genomic window:
- the LOC114409364 gene encoding probable WRKY transcription factor 2: MAGIDDNVGLTGDWGLASPSPRTFFSRMFEEDSVTRSISEHSGSGRTGDLFSGHREPSETGKENMNDRAQDGDSGAQLTDVSFQTEQKSSSRGGLVERMAARAGFNAPRLNTESIRSTDLSLNPDIQSPYLTIPPGLSPTTLLDSPVFLANSLAQPSPTTGKFLFMANGIMRNSELSSDAPEKCKDNGFDDIYTSSFAFKRATDSGSFYHGAGRKMINPTTLPQQSLPGIEVSAQSENSFQSQSVDAVKAQTENKSGFRLQADFAESPPQKDNGIKMFSADQRAFDVVGGGNEHSTPIEEQVDEGDQRGNGDSMASGVGGAPSEDGYNWRKYGQKQVKGSEYPRSYYKCTHPNCQVKKKVERSHEGHITEIIYKGTHNHPKPPPNRRSGIGLVNLHTDMQVDHPEHVEPHNGGDGDLGWANVQKGNIAGAASWKHDNLEAASSASVGPEYCNQQPPNLQTQNGTHFDSGEAVDASSTFSNEEDEDDQGTHGSVSLGYDGEGDESESKRRKLESYAELSGATRAIREPRVVVQTTSEVDILDDGYRWRKYGQKVVKGNPNPRSYYKCTNAGCTVRKHVERASHDLKSVITTYEGKHNHDVPAARASSHVNANASNAVPGQASLQTHVHRPEPSEVHNGIGRLERPSLGSFNLPGRQQLGPSHGFSFGMNQSMLSNLVMSGLGHAQAKLPVMPVHSFLAAHQQQNQQQRAANDLGFMLPKGEPNVEAIPERGGLNLSNGSSVYQEIMSRMPLGPHM, translated from the exons ATGGCTGGGATTGATGATAATGTTGGCCTTACTGGTGATTGGGGTCTTGCTAGCCCAAGTCCAAGGACCTTTTTTTCCAGAATGTTCGAAGAAGATAGTGTGACAAGATCAATCTCAGAACATTCTGGAAGTGGTAGAACTGGGGATCTCTTTTCGGGACATCGTGAGCCTAGTGAGACagggaaagaaaacatgaatgatAGGGCACAAGATGGTGATTCTGGAGCCCAATTGACCGATGTGAGTTTTCAGACCGAGCAGAAGTCGAGCTCCCGGGGTGGTCTTGTTGAAAGAATGGCTGCTAGAGCCGGGTTTAATGCTCCAAGGTTGAATACAGAAAGCATTAGATCTACTGACCTTTCGCTTAATCCCGACATTCAGTCTCCGTACTTGACAATCCCGCCTGGTCTCAGTCCTACTACACTTTTAGATTCTCCAGTGTTCCTTGCAAATTCACTG GCACAGCCTTCTCCAACTACCGGAAAGTTCTTGTTCATGGCAAATGGCATCATGAGGAACTCAGAATTATCATCTGATGCTccagaaaaatgtaaagataatGGCTTTGATGATATCTACACATCATCCTTTGCTTTCAAGCGTGCAACAGATTCAGGCTCTTTTTATCATGGTGCTGGAAGAAAA ATGATAAATCCTACTACACTTCCTCAACAGTCCCTTCCTGGTATTGAGGTTTCGGCTCAGTCTGAAAATTCTTTTCAATCTCAAAGTGTTGATGCTGTCAAAGCTCAAACTGAGAACAAAAGTGGTTTTCGTCTTCAGGCCGACTTTGCTGAATCACCTCCTCAAAAAGATAATGGAATTAAGATGTTCTCAGCTGATCAAAGGGCTTTTGATGTTGTTGGCGGTGGCAATGAACATTCTACACCAATTGAAGAGCAAGTAGATGAAGGAGATCAAAGAGGCAATGGAGACTCAATGGCTAGTGGTGTTGGTGGTGCACCATCTGAAGATGGATATAACTGGAGAAAATATGGCCAAAAGCAAGTGAAGGGCAGCGAGTACCCTCGAAGTTACTACAAGTGTACACATCCAAACTgtcaagtgaagaagaaagtagAAAGATCTCATGAGGGCCACATAACTGAGATCATCTACAAGGGAACACACAACCATCCAAAACCTCCTCCAAATCGTCGGTCAGGTATAGGTTTGGTTAACCTTCATACTGACATGCAAGTGGACCACCCTGAACATGTTGAACCACACAACGGTGGTGATGGCGACTTGGGATGGGCTAATGTACAAAAGGGAAACATAGCTGGAGCTGCTAGTTGGAAGCATGACAACCTTGAAGCCGCTTCATCAGCATCCGTTGGCCCTGAATACTGCAACCAGCAGCCCCCCAATTTGCAGACTCAAAATGGTACTCACTTTGATTCAGGAGAGGCAGTGGATGCCTCATCTACTTTTTCTAACGAAGAAGATGAAGACGATCAAGGCACTCATGGTAGTGTATCATTAGGTTATGATGGGGAAGGAGATGAATCTGAGTCTAAGAGAAG GAAACTGGAATCATATGCAGAGTTGAGTGGAGCTACTAGAGCCATTCGTGAGCCTAGAGTTGTTGTACAGACTACCAGCGAAGTAGATATCCTCGATGATGGTTATCGGTGGCGGAAATATGGACAAAAAGTTGTCAAAGGAAATCCCAACCCAAG GAGTTACTACAAGTGCACAAATGCAGGGTGCACAGTAAGGAAGCATGTGGAGAGAGCATCACATGACCTTAAATCTGTGATCACTACGTATGAGGGAAAGCACAACCATGATGTTCCAGCTGCTCGTGCCAGCAGTCACGTCAATGCTAATGCTTCCAATGCAGTTCCTGGCCAAGCTTCTCTTCAGACCCATGTTCACAGACCTGAACCATCTGAAGTTCACAACGGCATTGGAAGGCTTGAGAGGCCTTCCCTGGGCTCATTCAACCTACCCGGGAGGCAGCAACTAGGACCTTCCCATGGCTTCTCCTTCGGTATGAACCAATCCATGCTATCAAATCTGGTGATGTCAGGGTTGGGCCATGCGCAAGCAAAGCTTCCTGTCATGCCTGTTCATTCATTCTTGGCAGCGCATcaacaacaaaaccaacaacaacgtGCGGCAAATGATTTGGGTTTCATGTTGCCAAAGGGAGAGCCAAATGTGGAGGCTATTCCTGAACGTGGTGGCCTTAACCTGTCAAATGGCTCATCAGTGTACCAAGAAATTATGAGCCGCATGCCTCTTGGACCtcatatgtaa